A region from the Sphaerodactylus townsendi isolate TG3544 linkage group LG01, MPM_Stown_v2.3, whole genome shotgun sequence genome encodes:
- the MIA3 gene encoding transport and Golgi organization protein 1 homolog isoform X1, which produces MAAPPRRLLAALQMAALLLCATPPPCQARWELDRRFAEFKRCADPECSMLMCRGKAVKHFKGPDCRFVEFKEGESVYVYYKLAGRNNELWAGSVGSEFGYFPKDLLEINHIYTHDELELPTDETDFVCFDGGKDDFENYNVDELLTLPEDIVASDAEAEVEILKEEDTEGADPAESVDPQTDDLEEALEESSDGGDSFLFEKDENVEGALDSKSENFTVNSDTDNPQGDQSAHQPFEEMQEILKVPEHESAKNSSISQGEAKQSDYGGKDDGAFSLLQQEVSEELKTKFGSTADAVVSDDETTSLVTSLDGRLMDDVDIDSYNAERLKESEEQSEGIPLLSFSDEVTSSEDPKVEKMLPEGIHESEMNDLDITGEGFKESIDVKKENSGLLTNLGDSIFAVVSGGERTTDETNGERVDLEEEEEDEVVLISKKENVQTHSEEALSKNGPSSTEYDHITKEIQNTDDHDLKERKYKTQDYEEEHSKSKAEPGTQNQLQSTSMHNIGAFSNYRDGQASKVPTEAKEETIKPPMGDTEDDPEGLFLHKVQDEERERESILEESLDNDTAHKIVWEELDGKDYEDVKSVNREPRVLEEHRNPSDQDDSNLFTGKTKHDTQQGEEDFELTETFSKEKQTNASAVENISTEGNTEETTKQETENQYLDGHEGLARSIKKQGIDKISTIEKMSPTQHGNHTQQNIIHHEAELMDKVIGANAGREKSSTAEVQSVETDAEEDDDLEELEELLQDENAVNAKLSKERLLDEQSLKLDVQSDNPQAELPNDAISRAANPVDETGEEAITTLEQGKKEESMQHLHEEHESMQLHEVSQITEMTENKKEEQEEMEPSTLPKVENSKVEEKNIFQDIQDKISTNLHISEVGDRKETPEHLVEDSLQKELADKHQHSYDLSTPSIVLEIKKEFIEPEYGESVRELAIMKAFLDEKRIARLQKYLGQQHVFRIESLFYDMELELMLAQKQNNNHEEIENALDQILESSESNILDVVEKILDSREIENKEEVVKEIDLFDEETALMDDIQELMYSLRHKYSPFSESAPLASPLESEMGSSVLITANAKQTEDDRHAIQSPAENTDQELPPHTEQMSEEQGVLQLDESKEDVNVLAATKTVDEIEGMDIFDREKQLFHVDTASEPVDSRISMEEDFITGTPNAKDNAMEEHSNPTEADSAAPQILTALDGAILLAKENMRPITELLVSTLPEDMQPGPDFHGLPWEPIVLTALVGIATIAIFFWRTCLSVKSRMYQVTENQLVEKIKTLIKEKTEILEKMSQYDQKIREAKESVQETQKQNTHLSDEAAGLKDTLKKLKETNNVLDDKVSSLHAKLEMEKEQNLKKQEQITETQKSLEKLQEVIVLHSVELSEVQIALNEAKLSEEKVKSELHRVQEENARLKKSKEQLLQEAEGWTERHAELSEQIKMHQKTQKDIEEALAYKDNEIEVLTNCIMQLKQLDADAELNGKKDEGNDLANEERSDTRNEKMKNQIKQMMDVSRVKTTLSIIEEDRDLLRSKLNDEIAARHELEEQIKKLEHDSCSFQTAKSQLESECITLQQKVEILTELYQQKEMALQKKLTQEEYERQEKEQKLSAADEKAILAVEEVKVYKQRIQEMEEELQKTERSYKNQIASHEKKAHDNWLIARSAERALAEEKREAANLRQKLIEVNQKVAALQRPLIVKPTPGRLDHQVPVRRGPLSRDGSFGPSPVSGGAPSPPLMMEPPVRPLSANPREGSRGELSAAVADGPPGPRRHSELSGRISAPDLGPAVTSLINCGPRLTIFLRLLPR; this is translated from the exons GTTGGAAGTGAATTTGGATATTTTCCAAAGGATTTACTTGAAATAAACCATATTTATACCCATGATGAGCTAGAATTACCAACAGAT gaaacagattttgtttgttttgatggaGGCAAAGATGATTTTGAGAATTATAATGTGGATGAACTTTTAACATTACCAGAGGACATAGTAGCTAGTGATGCTGAAGCTGAGGTAGAAATTCTCAAGGAAGAGGACACTGAAGGGGCTGATCCTGCAGAATCTGTTGATCCACAGACTGATGATCTTGAAGAGGCCTTAGAAGAAAGCAGTGATGGAGGGGacagttttctttttgaaaaggatGAGAATGTAGAGGGAGCTCTTGATTCCAAGAGTGAGAACTTCACTGTAAATAGTGACACAGACAATCCTCAGGGAGACCAAAGTGCACATCAACCTTTTGAAGAaatgcaggaaattttaaaagtgCCAGAACATGAAAGTGCCAAAAACTCTAGTATTTCTCAGGGTGAAGCTAAACAATCGGATTATGGAGGCAAAGATGATGGTGCTTTTTCACTTCTACAGCAAGAAGTGTCAGAGGAGCTGAAAACAAAATTTGGCTCAACTGCAGATGCTGTTGTGTCTGATGATGAGACAACTAGCCTTGTTACATCACTTGATGGCCGTCTGATGGACGATGTGGATATTGACTCTTACAatgcagagaggctgaaagaatCTGAAGAGCAATCAGAAGGAATTCCTTTGCTGTCTTTCAGTGATGAAGTTACATCTTCTGAGGATCCAAAAGTTGAAAAGATGTTACCAGAGGGGATCCATGAGTCAGAAATGAATGATCTTGATATTACTGGGGAAGGTTTCAAAGAATCCATTGATGTGAAAAAAGAGAACTCTGGTTTATTAACAAATTTAGGGGATTCAATTTTTGCAGTTGTCAGTGGAGGTGAAAGAACAACTGATGAAACAAATGGGGAGAGGGTTGActtagaggaggaagaggaggatgaagTGGTCCTAATcagcaagaaagaaaatgttCAGACTCATTCAGAGGAGGCTTTATCAAAAAATGGTCCCTCATCAACAGAATATGATCATATTACAAAGGAAATACAGAATACAGATGACCATGATCTtaaggaaagaaaatataaaacTCAGGACTATGAGGAAGAACATTCAAAAAGTAAGGCAGAACCTGGTACACAGAATCAATTGCAAAGCACATCTATGCATAATATTGGTGCCTTTTCTAATTACAGAGATGGCCAGGCATCTAAAGTACCTacagaagcaaaagaagaaacTATAAAACCACCTATGGGTGACACTGAAGATGATCCAGAAGGACTTTTCCTTCATAAAGTACAAgatgaagaaagagaaagggagagcatTTTGGAGGAAAGCTTGGATAATGATACAGCACACAAAATAGTATGGGAAGAATTAGACGGAAAAGATTATGAGGATGTGAAATCTGTGAACAGAGAACCACGGGTGCTGGAAGAACATAGAAATCCAAGTGATCAGGATGATAGCAATCTCTTCACAGGTAAAACAAAACATGACACACAGCAAGGTGAAGAAGATTTTGAACTAACAGAGACATTCAGTAAGGAGAAACAGACAAATGCCTCTGCTGTGGAAAACATTTCCACTGAGGGAAATACTGAAGAGACAACCAAACAGGAAACTGAAAACCAGTATTTAGATGGCCATGAAGGCCTTGCAAGAAGTATTAAGAAGCAAGGAATAGATAAAATATCTACTATAGAAAAAATGAGCCCAACTCAGCATGGAAACCATACTCAGCAAAATATTATTCACCATGAAGCTGAACTCATGGACAAAGTTATTGGTGCAAATGCAGGTAGAGAGAAATCCTCCACAGCAGAAGTCCAGTCTGTAGAGACTGATGCTGAGGAAGACGACGACTTAGAAGAACTGGAAGAACTACTACAAGATGAAAATGCTGTTAATGCAAAACTATCTAAAGAGAGACTTTTAGATGAACAGAGTTTAAAACTAGATGTTCAGAGTGACAACCCTCAAGCAGAATTGCCAAATGATGCTATTTCAAGAGCTGCTAATCCTGTTGATGAAACAGGAGAAGAAGCAATAACAACACTTGAGCAGGGCAAAAAGGAGGAAAGCATGCAACATTTGCATGAAGAGCATGAAAGCATGCAATTGCATGAAGTTTCTCAAATAACCGAGAtgacagaaaacaaaaaggaagagcaggaggagatGGAGCCGTCAACATTACCCAAAGTAGAAAATTCTAAGGTTGAAGAAAAGAATATTTTCCAGGACATTCAGGACAAAATATCAACCAATTTACATATTTCTGAAGTAGGAGACaggaaggaaacaccagagcaccTTGTTGAGGATTCTCTGCAGAAAGAACTTGCAGACAAACACCAGCATTCCTATGATCTCTCCACACCTAGCATTGTCttggaaataaaaaaggaatttaTAGAGCCAGAATACGGGGAGTCTGTAAGAGAACTTGCTATAATGAAGGCATTTCTTGATGAAAAACGTATTGCACGCTTACAAAAATACCTTGGACAGCAACATGTTTTCAGGATAGAATCCTTGTTTTATGACATGGAGTTGGAATTAATGCTTGCTCAGAAACAAAATAACAATCATGAAGAGATTGAAAATGCTCTGGACCAGATCCTTGAATCTTCAGAGTCAAATATTCTGGATGTTGTGGAAAAGATTTTAGATTCAAGGGAGATAGAAAATAAGGAAGAAGTTGTGAAAGAAATTGATTTGTTTGATGAAGAAACTGCTCTAATGGATGATATTCAGGAGCTAATGTATTCGCTAAGACACAAATACTCTCCTTTTAGTGAGAGTGCTCCACTTGCATCCCCCCTAGAATCAGAGATGGGTTCTAGTGTGCTTATTACAG CTAATGCAAAACAAACTGAAGATGACAGGCATGCTATACAAAGCCCAGCAGAAAACACAGATCAAGAACTCCCACCACATACAGAGCAGATGTCAGAAGAGCAAGGTGTTCTTCAGTTGGATGAATCAAAAGAAGATGTGAATGTTTTGGCAGCAACTAAAACTGTGGATGAAATAGAAGGTATGGATATTTTTGACAGAGAGAAGCAATTGTTTCATGTGGATACAGCTTCTGAACCAGTTGATTCAAGGATAAGTATGGAAGAAGATTTTATTACAG GTACACCTAATGCTAAAGACAATGCCATGGAAGAGCATAGTAATCCAACAGAAGCAGACtctgctgctccacaaattttGACTGCCTTGGATGGTGCAATCCTTTTAGCCAAAGAAAATATGCGACCCATCACAGAGCTT CTGGTTTCAACACTGCCTGAAGACATGCAGCCTGGACCTGATTtccatggacttccttgggagCCAATTGTCCTAACTGCCTTGGTTGGAATTGCTacaattgccatttttttctggagaaCCTGCTTATCT GTAAAGAGTAGAATGTATCAAG TGACAGAAAATCAGCTTgttgaaaaaattaaaactctcataaaagaaaagacagaaatcTTAGAAAAGATGTCACAGTATGATCAAAAG ATAAGGGAAGCAAAAGAGTCTGTGCAAGAGACCCAAAAACAGAATACACATCTCTCTGATGAAgctgcagggcttaag GACACACTGAAGAAGCTTAAAGAAACAAATAACGTTTTAGATGATAAAGTGAGCAGCTTACATGCCAAGCTAGAAATGGAAAAAGAGCAGAACTTGAAGAAACAAGAGCAG ATCACAGAAACCCAGAAGTCTTTGGAGAAACTCCAAGAAGTAATCGTATTGCATTCTGTAGAGCTTTCAGAG GTGCAGATAGCTCTCAACGAAGCTAAACTCAGTGAAGAAAAGGTGAAGTCTGAGCTGCATCGTGTTCAAGAAGAGAATGCAAGACTGAAAAAGAGTAAGGAACAG CTGCtccaagaagcagaaggctggacTGAGAGACATGCTGAGCTCAGTGAACAGATCAAGATGCATCAGAAGACTCAGAAAGACATTGAAGAAGCACTTGCCTACAAAGACAATGAAATTGAA GTTTTAACTAACTGCATTATGCAGCTGAAACAGCTTGATGCAGATGCTGAGCTGAATGGGAAGAAGGATGAAGGAAATGATCTGGCCAACGAGGAGCGCTCAG ATACCAGGAATGAAAAGATGAAAAATCAGATAAAGCAGATGATGGATGTTTCACGG GTAAAAACAACATTATCAATAATTGAAGAAGACAGAGATCTCTTGCGGTCCAAACTGAATGATGAAATAGCAGCAAGACATGAATTAGAAG AGCAAATCAAGAAGCTGGAACATGATTCCTGTTCCTTCCAGACAGCAAAATCACAGCTTGAAAGTGAATGTATAACTCTGCAACAGAAAGTAGAGATTCTTACTGAGCTTTACCAACAGAAGGAGATGGCACTTCAAAA GAAGCTGACACAAGAAGAGTATGAGCGACAAGAGAAGGAGCAGAAGCTCTCTGCTGCAGATGAAAAAGCAATCCTGGCGGTTGAGGAAGTGAAAGTTTACAA GCAAAGAATCCAGGAAATGGAGGAAGAATTGCAAAAAACAGAGCGATCTTACAAAAATCAG ATTGCTAGCCATGAGAAGAAGGCCCATGACAACTGG CTTATAGCACGTTCTGCAGAGAGAGCACTGGCTGAAGAGAAGAGGGAGGCTGCCAACCTAAGGCAGAA gtTAATCGAAGTAAATCAAAAAGTAGCTGCACTTCAGAGACCACTAATTGTGAAACCTACTCCAGGTCGACTAGACCACCAAGTTCCAGTCCGCAGAG GTCCATTGAGTCGAGATGGATCCTTTGGCCCTTCCCCTGTGAGTGGGGGAGCTCCTTCTCCACCACTCATGATGGAACCTCCTGTGCGGCCCCTTTCTGCTAATCCAAGGGAAGGGTCTAGAGGTGAACTTA GTGCTGCTGTGGCCGATGGGCCTCCAGGCCCAAGAAGGCATTCTGAGCTGTCTGGAAGAATATCTGCACCAG ATCTTGGTCCTGCTGTAACATCCCTAATCAACTGTGGGCCAAGGCTAACTATCTTCCTCCGCCTTCTACCAAGGTAG
- the MIA3 gene encoding transport and Golgi organization protein 1 homolog isoform X2 has protein sequence MAAPPRRLLAALQMAALLLCATPPPCQARWELDRRFAEFKRCADPECSMLMCRGKAVKHFKGPDCRFVEFKEGESVYVYYKLAGRNNELWAGSVGSEFGYFPKDLLEINHIYTHDELELPTDETDFVCFDGGKDDFENYNVDELLTLPEDIVASDAEAEVEILKEEDTEGADPAESVDPQTDDLEEALEESSDGGDSFLFEKDENVEGALDSKSENFTVNSDTDNPQGDQSAHQPFEEMQEILKVPEHESAKNSSISQGEAKQSDYGGKDDGAFSLLQQEVSEELKTKFGSTADAVVSDDETTSLVTSLDGRLMDDVDIDSYNAERLKESEEQSEGIPLLSFSDEVTSSEDPKVEKMLPEGIHESEMNDLDITGEGFKESIDVKKENSGLLTNLGDSIFAVVSGGERTTDETNGERVDLEEEEEDEVVLISKKENVQTHSEEALSKNGPSSTEYDHITKEIQNTDDHDLKERKYKTQDYEEEHSKSKAEPGTQNQLQSTSMHNIGAFSNYRDGQASKVPTEAKEETIKPPMGDTEDDPEGLFLHKVQDEERERESILEESLDNDTAHKIVWEELDGKDYEDVKSVNREPRVLEEHRNPSDQDDSNLFTGKTKHDTQQGEEDFELTETFSKEKQTNASAVENISTEGNTEETTKQETENQYLDGHEGLARSIKKQGIDKISTIEKMSPTQHGNHTQQNIIHHEAELMDKVIGANAGREKSSTAEVQSVETDAEEDDDLEELEELLQDENAVNAKLSKERLLDEQSLKLDVQSDNPQAELPNDAISRAANPVDETGEEAITTLEQGKKEESMQHLHEEHESMQLHEVSQITEMTENKKEEQEEMEPSTLPKVENSKVEEKNIFQDIQDKISTNLHISEVGDRKETPEHLVEDSLQKELADKHQHSYDLSTPSIVLEIKKEFIEPEYGESVRELAIMKAFLDEKRIARLQKYLGQQHVFRIESLFYDMELELMLAQKQNNNHEEIENALDQILESSESNILDVVEKILDSREIENKEEVVKEIDLFDEETALMDDIQELMYSLRHKYSPFSESAPLASPLESEMGSSVLITANAKQTEDDRHAIQSPAENTDQELPPHTEQMSEEQGVLQLDESKEDVNVLAATKTVDEIEGMDIFDREKQLFHVDTASEPVDSRISMEEDFITGTPNAKDNAMEEHSNPTEADSAAPQILTALDGAILLAKENMRPITELLVSTLPEDMQPGPDFHGLPWEPIVLTALVGIATIAIFFWRTCLSVKSRMYQVTENQLVEKIKTLIKEKTEILEKMSQYDQKIREAKESVQETQKQNTHLSDEAAGLKDTLKKLKETNNVLDDKVSSLHAKLEMEKEQNLKKQEQITETQKSLEKLQEVIVLHSVELSEVQIALNEAKLSEEKVKSELHRVQEENARLKKSKEQLLQEAEGWTERHAELSEQIKMHQKTQKDIEEALAYKDNEIEVLTNCIMQLKQLDADAELNGKKDEGNDLANEERSDTRNEKMKNQIKQMMDVSRVKTTLSIIEEDRDLLRSKLNDEIAARHELEEQIKKLEHDSCSFQTAKSQLESECITLQQKVEILTELYQQKEMALQKKLTQEEYERQEKEQKLSAADEKAILAVEEVKVYKQRIQEMEEELQKTERSYKNQIASHEKKAHDNWLIARSAERALAEEKREAANLRQKLIEVNQKVAALQRPLIVKPTPGRLDHQVPVRRGPLSRDGSFGPSPVSGGAPSPPLMMEPPVRPLSANPREGSRGAAVADGPPGPRRHSELSGRISAPDLGPAVTSLINCGPRLTIFLRLLPR, from the exons GTTGGAAGTGAATTTGGATATTTTCCAAAGGATTTACTTGAAATAAACCATATTTATACCCATGATGAGCTAGAATTACCAACAGAT gaaacagattttgtttgttttgatggaGGCAAAGATGATTTTGAGAATTATAATGTGGATGAACTTTTAACATTACCAGAGGACATAGTAGCTAGTGATGCTGAAGCTGAGGTAGAAATTCTCAAGGAAGAGGACACTGAAGGGGCTGATCCTGCAGAATCTGTTGATCCACAGACTGATGATCTTGAAGAGGCCTTAGAAGAAAGCAGTGATGGAGGGGacagttttctttttgaaaaggatGAGAATGTAGAGGGAGCTCTTGATTCCAAGAGTGAGAACTTCACTGTAAATAGTGACACAGACAATCCTCAGGGAGACCAAAGTGCACATCAACCTTTTGAAGAaatgcaggaaattttaaaagtgCCAGAACATGAAAGTGCCAAAAACTCTAGTATTTCTCAGGGTGAAGCTAAACAATCGGATTATGGAGGCAAAGATGATGGTGCTTTTTCACTTCTACAGCAAGAAGTGTCAGAGGAGCTGAAAACAAAATTTGGCTCAACTGCAGATGCTGTTGTGTCTGATGATGAGACAACTAGCCTTGTTACATCACTTGATGGCCGTCTGATGGACGATGTGGATATTGACTCTTACAatgcagagaggctgaaagaatCTGAAGAGCAATCAGAAGGAATTCCTTTGCTGTCTTTCAGTGATGAAGTTACATCTTCTGAGGATCCAAAAGTTGAAAAGATGTTACCAGAGGGGATCCATGAGTCAGAAATGAATGATCTTGATATTACTGGGGAAGGTTTCAAAGAATCCATTGATGTGAAAAAAGAGAACTCTGGTTTATTAACAAATTTAGGGGATTCAATTTTTGCAGTTGTCAGTGGAGGTGAAAGAACAACTGATGAAACAAATGGGGAGAGGGTTGActtagaggaggaagaggaggatgaagTGGTCCTAATcagcaagaaagaaaatgttCAGACTCATTCAGAGGAGGCTTTATCAAAAAATGGTCCCTCATCAACAGAATATGATCATATTACAAAGGAAATACAGAATACAGATGACCATGATCTtaaggaaagaaaatataaaacTCAGGACTATGAGGAAGAACATTCAAAAAGTAAGGCAGAACCTGGTACACAGAATCAATTGCAAAGCACATCTATGCATAATATTGGTGCCTTTTCTAATTACAGAGATGGCCAGGCATCTAAAGTACCTacagaagcaaaagaagaaacTATAAAACCACCTATGGGTGACACTGAAGATGATCCAGAAGGACTTTTCCTTCATAAAGTACAAgatgaagaaagagaaagggagagcatTTTGGAGGAAAGCTTGGATAATGATACAGCACACAAAATAGTATGGGAAGAATTAGACGGAAAAGATTATGAGGATGTGAAATCTGTGAACAGAGAACCACGGGTGCTGGAAGAACATAGAAATCCAAGTGATCAGGATGATAGCAATCTCTTCACAGGTAAAACAAAACATGACACACAGCAAGGTGAAGAAGATTTTGAACTAACAGAGACATTCAGTAAGGAGAAACAGACAAATGCCTCTGCTGTGGAAAACATTTCCACTGAGGGAAATACTGAAGAGACAACCAAACAGGAAACTGAAAACCAGTATTTAGATGGCCATGAAGGCCTTGCAAGAAGTATTAAGAAGCAAGGAATAGATAAAATATCTACTATAGAAAAAATGAGCCCAACTCAGCATGGAAACCATACTCAGCAAAATATTATTCACCATGAAGCTGAACTCATGGACAAAGTTATTGGTGCAAATGCAGGTAGAGAGAAATCCTCCACAGCAGAAGTCCAGTCTGTAGAGACTGATGCTGAGGAAGACGACGACTTAGAAGAACTGGAAGAACTACTACAAGATGAAAATGCTGTTAATGCAAAACTATCTAAAGAGAGACTTTTAGATGAACAGAGTTTAAAACTAGATGTTCAGAGTGACAACCCTCAAGCAGAATTGCCAAATGATGCTATTTCAAGAGCTGCTAATCCTGTTGATGAAACAGGAGAAGAAGCAATAACAACACTTGAGCAGGGCAAAAAGGAGGAAAGCATGCAACATTTGCATGAAGAGCATGAAAGCATGCAATTGCATGAAGTTTCTCAAATAACCGAGAtgacagaaaacaaaaaggaagagcaggaggagatGGAGCCGTCAACATTACCCAAAGTAGAAAATTCTAAGGTTGAAGAAAAGAATATTTTCCAGGACATTCAGGACAAAATATCAACCAATTTACATATTTCTGAAGTAGGAGACaggaaggaaacaccagagcaccTTGTTGAGGATTCTCTGCAGAAAGAACTTGCAGACAAACACCAGCATTCCTATGATCTCTCCACACCTAGCATTGTCttggaaataaaaaaggaatttaTAGAGCCAGAATACGGGGAGTCTGTAAGAGAACTTGCTATAATGAAGGCATTTCTTGATGAAAAACGTATTGCACGCTTACAAAAATACCTTGGACAGCAACATGTTTTCAGGATAGAATCCTTGTTTTATGACATGGAGTTGGAATTAATGCTTGCTCAGAAACAAAATAACAATCATGAAGAGATTGAAAATGCTCTGGACCAGATCCTTGAATCTTCAGAGTCAAATATTCTGGATGTTGTGGAAAAGATTTTAGATTCAAGGGAGATAGAAAATAAGGAAGAAGTTGTGAAAGAAATTGATTTGTTTGATGAAGAAACTGCTCTAATGGATGATATTCAGGAGCTAATGTATTCGCTAAGACACAAATACTCTCCTTTTAGTGAGAGTGCTCCACTTGCATCCCCCCTAGAATCAGAGATGGGTTCTAGTGTGCTTATTACAG CTAATGCAAAACAAACTGAAGATGACAGGCATGCTATACAAAGCCCAGCAGAAAACACAGATCAAGAACTCCCACCACATACAGAGCAGATGTCAGAAGAGCAAGGTGTTCTTCAGTTGGATGAATCAAAAGAAGATGTGAATGTTTTGGCAGCAACTAAAACTGTGGATGAAATAGAAGGTATGGATATTTTTGACAGAGAGAAGCAATTGTTTCATGTGGATACAGCTTCTGAACCAGTTGATTCAAGGATAAGTATGGAAGAAGATTTTATTACAG GTACACCTAATGCTAAAGACAATGCCATGGAAGAGCATAGTAATCCAACAGAAGCAGACtctgctgctccacaaattttGACTGCCTTGGATGGTGCAATCCTTTTAGCCAAAGAAAATATGCGACCCATCACAGAGCTT CTGGTTTCAACACTGCCTGAAGACATGCAGCCTGGACCTGATTtccatggacttccttgggagCCAATTGTCCTAACTGCCTTGGTTGGAATTGCTacaattgccatttttttctggagaaCCTGCTTATCT GTAAAGAGTAGAATGTATCAAG TGACAGAAAATCAGCTTgttgaaaaaattaaaactctcataaaagaaaagacagaaatcTTAGAAAAGATGTCACAGTATGATCAAAAG ATAAGGGAAGCAAAAGAGTCTGTGCAAGAGACCCAAAAACAGAATACACATCTCTCTGATGAAgctgcagggcttaag GACACACTGAAGAAGCTTAAAGAAACAAATAACGTTTTAGATGATAAAGTGAGCAGCTTACATGCCAAGCTAGAAATGGAAAAAGAGCAGAACTTGAAGAAACAAGAGCAG ATCACAGAAACCCAGAAGTCTTTGGAGAAACTCCAAGAAGTAATCGTATTGCATTCTGTAGAGCTTTCAGAG GTGCAGATAGCTCTCAACGAAGCTAAACTCAGTGAAGAAAAGGTGAAGTCTGAGCTGCATCGTGTTCAAGAAGAGAATGCAAGACTGAAAAAGAGTAAGGAACAG CTGCtccaagaagcagaaggctggacTGAGAGACATGCTGAGCTCAGTGAACAGATCAAGATGCATCAGAAGACTCAGAAAGACATTGAAGAAGCACTTGCCTACAAAGACAATGAAATTGAA GTTTTAACTAACTGCATTATGCAGCTGAAACAGCTTGATGCAGATGCTGAGCTGAATGGGAAGAAGGATGAAGGAAATGATCTGGCCAACGAGGAGCGCTCAG ATACCAGGAATGAAAAGATGAAAAATCAGATAAAGCAGATGATGGATGTTTCACGG GTAAAAACAACATTATCAATAATTGAAGAAGACAGAGATCTCTTGCGGTCCAAACTGAATGATGAAATAGCAGCAAGACATGAATTAGAAG AGCAAATCAAGAAGCTGGAACATGATTCCTGTTCCTTCCAGACAGCAAAATCACAGCTTGAAAGTGAATGTATAACTCTGCAACAGAAAGTAGAGATTCTTACTGAGCTTTACCAACAGAAGGAGATGGCACTTCAAAA GAAGCTGACACAAGAAGAGTATGAGCGACAAGAGAAGGAGCAGAAGCTCTCTGCTGCAGATGAAAAAGCAATCCTGGCGGTTGAGGAAGTGAAAGTTTACAA GCAAAGAATCCAGGAAATGGAGGAAGAATTGCAAAAAACAGAGCGATCTTACAAAAATCAG ATTGCTAGCCATGAGAAGAAGGCCCATGACAACTGG CTTATAGCACGTTCTGCAGAGAGAGCACTGGCTGAAGAGAAGAGGGAGGCTGCCAACCTAAGGCAGAA gtTAATCGAAGTAAATCAAAAAGTAGCTGCACTTCAGAGACCACTAATTGTGAAACCTACTCCAGGTCGACTAGACCACCAAGTTCCAGTCCGCAGAG GTCCATTGAGTCGAGATGGATCCTTTGGCCCTTCCCCTGTGAGTGGGGGAGCTCCTTCTCCACCACTCATGATGGAACCTCCTGTGCGGCCCCTTTCTGCTAATCCAAGGGAAGGGTCTAGAG GTGCTGCTGTGGCCGATGGGCCTCCAGGCCCAAGAAGGCATTCTGAGCTGTCTGGAAGAATATCTGCACCAG ATCTTGGTCCTGCTGTAACATCCCTAATCAACTGTGGGCCAAGGCTAACTATCTTCCTCCGCCTTCTACCAAGGTAG